Proteins from a genomic interval of Aquabacterium sp. J223:
- a CDS encoding YbhB/YbcL family Raf kinase inhibitor-like protein, protein MREEAPILRRGVGDFPIRPVIGSAPKLIGRASMSLPGDPTLKPRPIHRGRRMHRSIHPALFLLCGLAVAATGQAADFSVSVPDAPGGRFAAPQFLDKMGCTGGNVSPRITWSNPPAGTRSFVVSVYDKDAMTGSGWWHWVVVNVPARATELPAGAGTDPKALPAGALQTNTDGGYPGYGGPCPPVGQTHDYVVTVKALKVDQLQLPPNATGAMVGMMSNLQSLGQATTIVRAGR, encoded by the coding sequence TTGCGCGAGGAGGCGCCGATCCTGCGCCGGGGCGTTGGGGATTTCCCGATTCGGCCCGTGATCGGATCGGCACCAAAGTTGATCGGCCGTGCATCGATGAGCCTGCCGGGCGATCCGACACTGAAGCCTCGACCAATTCACCGAGGACGCCGAATGCACCGATCCATCCACCCTGCCCTCTTCCTGCTGTGCGGACTCGCCGTCGCGGCCACCGGCCAGGCGGCCGACTTCAGCGTGTCGGTCCCCGACGCGCCGGGTGGTCGCTTCGCAGCACCGCAGTTCCTGGACAAGATGGGCTGCACCGGCGGCAACGTCTCGCCGCGCATCACCTGGTCGAACCCACCCGCCGGCACGAGGAGCTTCGTCGTCAGCGTGTACGACAAGGACGCGATGACCGGCTCCGGCTGGTGGCATTGGGTGGTGGTCAACGTGCCGGCTCGCGCGACCGAACTGCCGGCAGGTGCCGGAACCGACCCCAAGGCACTGCCCGCCGGCGCGTTGCAGACCAACACCGACGGCGGCTATCCCGGCTACGGCGGGCCATGTCCGCCGGTCGGCCAGACGCACGATTACGTGGTGACGGTGAAGGCGCTGAAGGTCGACCAGCTCCAGCTGCCGCCCAATGCGACCGGCGCGATGGTCGGCATGATGTCCAACCTCCAGAGCCTGGGACAAGCCACGACCATCGTCAGGGCCGGCCGCTGA
- a CDS encoding helix-turn-helix transcriptional regulator, translating into MALSSQARNIERREGVGMVARILLAAEVGRVHLTIDQPVFILVEHGTKTLRCGHREWHVRAGEAIAVAAGLKVEIVNRMGSDGRYEAWWLCCDASLLEGSAPVLRTGEPVVDAWPMRPLSSEALEAFARARSAVSAPERVPLSVARQRVAEMLVWLGEHGAHFVDAEPATLSRQLRRLLTTSPGTTWSADVVGRHLAMSEATLRRRLAAEGTSLTELLVDVRMSYALTLLQATDRSVATIANDAGYESASRFALRFRQRFGFAPTEVRGHRRAVPRTAN; encoded by the coding sequence ATGGCCCTGAGCAGCCAGGCACGCAACATCGAGCGCCGCGAGGGCGTCGGCATGGTGGCGCGCATCCTGCTCGCGGCCGAGGTCGGCCGTGTCCACCTGACCATCGACCAGCCGGTGTTCATTCTGGTCGAACACGGCACCAAGACGCTGCGCTGCGGCCACCGCGAATGGCATGTGCGCGCCGGCGAAGCGATCGCGGTGGCCGCTGGCCTGAAGGTCGAGATCGTCAACCGCATGGGTTCGGACGGGCGCTACGAGGCCTGGTGGCTGTGCTGCGACGCTTCGCTGCTGGAGGGATCGGCGCCTGTGCTGCGCACCGGCGAGCCGGTCGTCGATGCCTGGCCGATGCGCCCCCTGTCCTCCGAAGCCCTAGAGGCCTTCGCCCGTGCACGCAGCGCGGTGAGTGCGCCGGAACGGGTGCCGCTGTCCGTGGCGCGCCAGCGTGTGGCCGAAATGCTGGTGTGGCTGGGTGAACATGGCGCGCACTTCGTCGACGCCGAGCCTGCCACGCTGAGCCGGCAATTGCGGCGCTTGCTGACCACGTCCCCCGGCACGACGTGGAGCGCCGACGTGGTGGGTCGGCACCTGGCCATGAGCGAAGCCACGCTGCGACGGCGCCTCGCCGCCGAAGGCACCAGCCTGACCGAGTTGCTGGTCGATGTGCGCATGTCCTATGCGCTGACCCTGCTGCAGGCCACGGACCGCTCCGTCGCGACCATCGCGAACGACGCCGGCTACGAGTCGGCGTCGCGATTCGCGCTGCGCTTCCGGCAGCGCTTCGGTTTTGCGCCGACCGAGGTGCGTGGGCATCGCCGCGCGGTGCCGAGAACCGCCAATTGA
- a CDS encoding CaiB/BaiF CoA transferase family protein: MNAGALSGVKVLDLSRVLAGPWCGQLLGDLGADVVKVERPGSGDDTRGWGPPWVLDRSGEATDDAAYFFSANRNKRSIAIDIASAEGQALVRRLAAEADVLIENYKVGGLAQYGLDHASLSALNPRLIYCSVTGFGQTGPYAQRAGYDFLIQAMGGLMSVTGERDDQPGGGPQKVGVAVADILTGLYAAIGVLAALQHRARTGLGQHIDLGLLDVQVACLANQAANALLAGVVPQRMGNAHLSIVPYQDFPTADGDMILAIGNDGQFARFCDVAGRAEWAHDPRFATNTERVRHRQTLIPLLRQTTVLRTTAEWVQALEAHAVPCGPINRIDQVFAEPQVLARGMAVTLQHPRLGPLQVAGSPLKLSASPVQYRHAPPDLGVHGDEVLRDWLGRNG, from the coding sequence ATGAACGCAGGTGCCCTGTCGGGCGTCAAGGTGCTGGACCTGTCGCGGGTGCTGGCCGGCCCGTGGTGCGGCCAGCTGCTGGGCGACCTGGGCGCCGACGTGGTGAAGGTCGAACGTCCCGGCAGCGGCGACGACACCCGCGGCTGGGGCCCGCCCTGGGTGCTGGACCGCTCGGGCGAGGCCACCGACGACGCGGCCTATTTCTTCAGCGCGAACCGCAACAAGCGGTCGATCGCCATCGACATCGCCAGCGCCGAGGGCCAGGCGCTGGTGCGTCGGCTGGCCGCCGAGGCCGACGTGCTGATCGAGAACTACAAGGTCGGCGGTCTGGCGCAGTACGGGCTGGACCATGCCAGCCTGTCGGCGCTGAACCCGCGCCTGATCTACTGCTCGGTCACCGGTTTCGGCCAGACCGGCCCCTACGCCCAGCGCGCCGGCTACGACTTCCTCATCCAGGCCATGGGCGGGCTGATGAGCGTGACCGGCGAGCGAGACGACCAGCCGGGCGGCGGCCCGCAGAAGGTCGGCGTGGCGGTGGCCGACATCCTGACCGGGCTGTACGCCGCCATCGGCGTGCTGGCGGCGCTGCAGCACCGCGCGCGCACCGGGCTCGGCCAGCACATCGACCTGGGCCTGCTCGACGTGCAGGTGGCCTGCCTGGCCAACCAGGCGGCCAACGCGCTGCTGGCCGGCGTGGTGCCGCAGCGCATGGGCAATGCGCACCTGAGCATCGTGCCCTACCAGGACTTCCCGACGGCCGACGGCGACATGATCCTGGCCATCGGCAACGACGGCCAGTTCGCCCGCTTCTGCGACGTGGCCGGCCGGGCCGAGTGGGCGCACGACCCCCGCTTCGCGACCAACACCGAACGGGTGCGCCATCGCCAGACGCTGATCCCGTTGCTGCGCCAGACCACCGTGCTGCGCACCACCGCCGAATGGGTGCAGGCGCTGGAGGCGCATGCCGTGCCGTGCGGGCCGATCAACCGCATCGACCAGGTGTTCGCCGAACCGCAGGTGCTGGCCCGCGGCATGGCGGTGACGCTGCAGCACCCGCGGCTGGGCCCGCTGCAGGTGGCGGGCAGCCCGCTCAAGCTGTCCGCTTCGCCGGTGCAATACCGGCACGCGCCGCCGGACCTCGGCGTCCACGGGGACGAGGTGCTGCGCGACTGGTTGGGCCGGAACGGCTAG
- a CDS encoding DUF4394 domain-containing protein, with product MKLRLASVVAAASLLGACASPMVSGPPAKETLFAVTADQRLLKFNGGQPEKPMATMRLTGLAAGERVLGIDFRVARGQLFALGSSGRLYRVDTTSGAATAVGEPFAVALQGTEFGFDFNPTVNRIRVVGNQGQNLRLHPDTGAVVDGNADQPGVQTDGMLAYDAADPAAGRRPAVVAAAYTYNKDNDKITTNFAIDAAAGTLVTQGSREGVQPVVSPNSGRLFTVGSLGVGPIERANFDISDIGNVAYATITAPGATQATLYRLNLTTGAATRVGVVAAGEAITGIAIEP from the coding sequence ATGAAGCTTCGCCTTGCCTCCGTCGTCGCCGCCGCCTCGCTGCTGGGCGCCTGCGCCTCGCCCATGGTTTCCGGCCCGCCGGCCAAGGAGACGCTCTTCGCCGTCACCGCAGACCAGCGGTTGCTGAAGTTCAACGGCGGTCAGCCGGAGAAGCCGATGGCGACGATGCGGCTCACCGGCCTCGCTGCCGGGGAACGGGTGCTGGGCATCGATTTCCGCGTGGCCCGCGGCCAGTTGTTCGCGCTCGGCAGCAGCGGCCGCCTGTACCGCGTCGACACCACCAGCGGTGCGGCCACGGCCGTCGGCGAGCCCTTCGCCGTGGCGCTGCAGGGCACCGAGTTCGGCTTCGACTTCAACCCCACGGTGAACCGCATCCGGGTCGTCGGCAACCAGGGGCAGAACCTGCGATTGCACCCGGACACCGGTGCGGTGGTGGACGGCAACGCCGACCAGCCGGGCGTGCAGACCGACGGCATGCTGGCCTACGACGCGGCAGACCCCGCCGCCGGCCGCCGACCCGCCGTGGTGGCGGCCGCCTACACCTACAACAAGGACAACGACAAGATCACCACGAACTTCGCCATCGACGCGGCGGCCGGTACGCTGGTGACGCAAGGCAGCCGCGAGGGCGTGCAGCCGGTCGTCTCGCCCAACTCGGGCCGGTTGTTCACGGTGGGATCGCTCGGCGTGGGGCCGATCGAGCGCGCCAACTTCGACATCAGCGACATCGGCAACGTGGCCTACGCCACCATCACCGCGCCGGGTGCCACCCAGGCCACGCTGTACCGCCTGAACCTGACCACGGGCGCGGCCACCCGCGTCGGCGTGGTGGCCGCGGGCGAGGCCATCACCGGCATCGCCATCGAGCCCTGA
- a CDS encoding ATP-binding protein yields MRSLRGTLLVLVLPPLVLLTGAGTLVAWNHWSSQAAQAEAGLRQGALTLMRAVDRELMLDQVATETLATSPLIDRGDWVGLRGMAMQVAQRRDGMLFALVDGQGRNLFNTAQPADAAPTDPGPQAHEPPVDWHGHALPRSPPQSVHEALAADRPVYSNLYFGLVVQRPALAVVVPVRRAGRPAYALTCSFSPEDLSRLLQTDRPPGVLQVWMADRAGNLIASTVVGLESVGRPMPVALLERLRGHGDGVLHLPAGTQTVDRVVASRVAVAAVSPLTGWLLVIESAADAAYADARRLLVGWLLATVAVVAATAWVAARRAAQLSRPLLRLARSAMQPLQARRVQRHAQQRPVEVREIAILQQALQRADDGEQLRQEESLQLVLARERERLARRAAEDSRERETQLRLALEAGRMGFWRLDLMRRELTSDATHRQLWGLPGRPDRLPADVLASRVHPDDRAAFFDAQRRAAAGEHLRLEFRILLDGEVRWLHCEADAPPPAVEGAPPTALLGVDLDVTEQRLLREALQERSRALERADQEKNRFLAMLGHELRNPLAPIRASADLLCRLAGERCDIARAAERVQRQAGHLTRLIDDLLDIGRITQGKIELRLAPVDLADVLREAVEAVRPLIDSRGHRLVLQGPSAPLHVRGDATRLLQVVANLLGNAAKYTDEGGKIRLTLAREGPRAVITVEDNGSGLPREALPTLFDPFTQVRGTLHRAEGGLGIGLAVVRRLVELHGGQVEAHSEGLGRGTTLSVWLPRAEPPGGGPATSTEASSTDGGTGRRVLVVDDNQDGADSMAELLGLAGHRARVAYSGSAALALADDFEPEVAVLDIGLPDLDGCELAVQLRSRRPTLRLIALTGRAGDDEDRRMREAGFDHRLVKPADAEQVLDLLRESAARQEKSP; encoded by the coding sequence TTGCGCTCGCTTCGCGGCACGCTGCTCGTGCTGGTCCTGCCGCCGCTGGTGCTGCTCACGGGGGCCGGCACCCTGGTCGCGTGGAACCACTGGTCGAGCCAGGCGGCGCAGGCCGAAGCGGGGCTGCGCCAGGGCGCGCTCACCCTCATGCGCGCGGTCGATCGCGAACTGATGCTGGACCAGGTGGCGACCGAGACGCTGGCCACCTCGCCGCTGATCGACCGCGGCGACTGGGTGGGTCTGCGGGGCATGGCGATGCAGGTGGCCCAGCGACGCGACGGCATGCTGTTCGCGCTGGTGGACGGTCAGGGCCGCAACCTCTTCAACACCGCCCAACCGGCCGATGCCGCGCCGACGGACCCCGGCCCGCAGGCCCACGAGCCGCCGGTCGACTGGCACGGGCATGCGCTGCCGAGGTCGCCTCCGCAGTCGGTGCATGAAGCGCTGGCCGCGGACCGTCCGGTGTACAGCAACCTGTACTTCGGGCTGGTCGTGCAGCGTCCCGCGCTCGCGGTGGTGGTGCCGGTGCGGCGCGCCGGTCGCCCGGCCTATGCGCTGACCTGCTCGTTCTCTCCCGAAGACCTGTCGCGACTGTTGCAGACGGACCGACCGCCCGGGGTGCTGCAGGTGTGGATGGCGGACCGTGCCGGCAACCTGATCGCCTCGACGGTGGTCGGCCTGGAGTCGGTGGGCCGGCCGATGCCGGTGGCGCTGCTGGAGCGCCTGCGCGGCCACGGCGACGGCGTGCTGCACCTGCCGGCCGGCACGCAGACGGTCGACCGCGTCGTCGCGTCGCGGGTGGCGGTGGCGGCGGTCTCGCCGCTCACCGGCTGGCTGCTGGTGATCGAGAGCGCCGCCGATGCGGCCTATGCGGACGCCCGTCGCCTGTTGGTGGGCTGGCTGCTGGCGACGGTGGCCGTGGTGGCGGCGACCGCCTGGGTGGCGGCACGCCGCGCGGCCCAGCTGTCGCGTCCCCTGCTGCGGCTTGCGCGCAGCGCCATGCAACCGCTGCAGGCGCGTCGGGTGCAGCGCCACGCGCAGCAGCGGCCGGTGGAGGTGCGCGAGATCGCCATCCTGCAGCAGGCGCTGCAGCGGGCCGACGACGGCGAGCAGCTGCGCCAGGAGGAGTCGCTGCAGCTGGTGTTGGCGCGTGAGCGTGAACGCCTGGCCCGCCGGGCGGCCGAGGATTCCCGCGAGCGCGAGACCCAGCTGCGGCTGGCCCTGGAGGCCGGCCGCATGGGCTTCTGGCGGCTCGACCTGATGCGCCGCGAGCTGACGTCGGACGCCACCCACCGTCAGCTCTGGGGCCTGCCGGGCCGCCCCGACCGGCTGCCCGCCGACGTGCTGGCGTCGCGCGTGCACCCGGACGATCGGGCCGCCTTCTTCGACGCGCAGCGTCGGGCGGCGGCCGGTGAGCACCTTCGGCTGGAGTTCCGCATCCTGCTCGACGGCGAGGTGCGCTGGCTGCATTGCGAGGCCGACGCGCCGCCGCCCGCCGTGGAAGGCGCCCCGCCGACGGCCCTGCTCGGCGTGGACCTGGACGTGACCGAGCAGCGGCTGCTGCGCGAGGCGCTGCAGGAGCGCAGCCGCGCGCTCGAACGTGCCGACCAGGAGAAGAACCGCTTCCTGGCCATGCTGGGCCACGAGCTGCGCAACCCGCTGGCGCCGATCCGCGCCAGCGCCGACCTGCTGTGCCGACTGGCCGGCGAACGCTGTGACATCGCCCGCGCGGCCGAGCGCGTGCAGCGCCAGGCCGGTCACCTGACCCGCCTGATCGACGACCTGCTGGACATCGGCCGCATCACGCAGGGAAAGATCGAACTGCGGCTGGCACCGGTGGACCTGGCCGATGTGCTGCGCGAGGCGGTGGAGGCGGTGCGGCCGCTCATCGACTCGCGCGGGCACCGCCTGGTGCTGCAGGGCCCGAGCGCGCCGCTGCACGTGCGCGGCGACGCCACCCGCCTGCTGCAGGTGGTGGCCAACCTGCTGGGCAACGCCGCCAAGTACACCGACGAGGGCGGCAAGATCCGTCTGACGCTGGCGCGCGAGGGGCCGCGGGCCGTCATCACGGTGGAGGACAACGGCTCGGGCCTGCCACGCGAGGCCCTGCCCACGTTGTTCGACCCGTTCACGCAGGTGCGGGGCACGCTGCACCGGGCCGAAGGCGGCCTGGGCATCGGCCTGGCGGTGGTGCGGCGTCTGGTGGAACTCCACGGCGGGCAGGTGGAGGCGCACAGCGAAGGGCTGGGCCGGGGCACCACGCTGAGCGTCTGGCTGCCGCGGGCCGAACCGCCTGGGGGCGGCCCTGCCACGAGCACCGAAGCGTCATCGACCGACGGCGGCACCGGGCGCCGTGTCCTGGTCGTCGACGACAACCAGGACGGGGCCGACAGCATGGCCGAACTGCTCGGCCTGGCCGGCCACCGTGCGAGGGTGGCCTACAGCGGCAGCGCGGCGCTGGCGCTGGCCGACGATTTCGAGCCCGAGGTGGCGGTGCTGGACATCGGTCTGCCGGACCTCGACGGCTGCGAGCTGGCGGTGCAGTTGCGCTCACGCCGGCCGACGCTGCGCCTGATCGCCCTGACGGGGCGCGCAGGCGACGACGAGGACCGCCGCATGCGCGAGGCGGGCTTCGACCACCGGCTGGTCAAGCCGGCGGATGCGGAACAGGTGCTTGACTTGCTGCGCGAGTCCGCGGCACGCCAAGAAAAAAGCCCGTGA
- a CDS encoding helix-turn-helix domain-containing protein: protein MREDAHVGHRDQVCRHSPDAAARAGLSDLGWTVRASPDAHPGFACVARDWGDVHVLEHRMPPCAGQRFAQARDDIGDYLAIVCILAGREVGFDRSGAIGRSSIVLEAGDFVTWHSSQPLGFEVIDPLHKVTLLVPEVRLRGLFPQGTAAAGIHFKHGSGLGPLVRGYLRNFIENIDNVPRGDRSMAMDITLEVLAKAVASVRAQHTLKPQGILFKEVLQYIERCLEDETLSPCSIARAHRISPRTLHMLFENSGHTVSSWIRERRLVRCEAALAGSNRQVTVTEVALTWGFKDVSHFSRLFKERYGAPPAHYRRTGVRQSSS from the coding sequence GTGAGGGAGGACGCGCATGTCGGCCATCGCGACCAGGTATGTCGCCACTCCCCCGACGCGGCGGCGCGGGCCGGGCTGTCGGATCTCGGCTGGACGGTGCGCGCCTCGCCCGACGCGCATCCGGGCTTCGCCTGCGTTGCCCGTGACTGGGGCGACGTCCACGTGCTGGAACACCGCATGCCCCCATGCGCGGGGCAGCGCTTCGCGCAGGCCAGGGACGACATCGGCGACTACCTGGCCATCGTGTGCATCCTCGCCGGTCGAGAGGTCGGCTTCGACCGCAGCGGCGCGATCGGGCGTTCATCGATCGTCCTGGAGGCGGGCGACTTCGTCACCTGGCACAGCAGCCAGCCGCTGGGTTTCGAGGTGATCGATCCCTTGCACAAGGTCACGCTGCTGGTGCCCGAAGTCCGTCTGCGTGGCCTGTTCCCGCAGGGAACGGCGGCCGCCGGCATCCACTTCAAGCACGGCAGCGGGCTCGGGCCGCTGGTGCGCGGCTACCTGCGCAACTTCATCGAGAACATCGACAACGTTCCGCGCGGTGACCGGTCGATGGCCATGGACATCACCCTGGAGGTGCTGGCGAAGGCCGTGGCGTCGGTGCGTGCCCAGCACACGTTGAAGCCGCAGGGCATCCTGTTCAAGGAGGTGCTGCAGTACATCGAGCGCTGCCTCGAGGACGAGACGCTGAGCCCCTGCAGCATCGCGCGGGCGCATCGAATCTCGCCGCGCACGCTGCACATGCTGTTCGAGAACTCGGGGCACACCGTCAGCAGCTGGATTCGCGAGCGCCGGCTGGTGCGCTGCGAGGCCGCGTTGGCCGGCTCGAACCGGCAGGTCACGGTCACCGAGGTGGCCCTGACGTGGGGCTTCAAGGACGTCTCGCATTTTTCGCGGCTCTTCAAGGAGCGCTACGGCGCGCCGCCCGCCCATTACCGCCGGACCGGCGTGCGCCAGAGCAGCAGCTGA
- a CDS encoding DUF3606 domain-containing protein, translated as MPTDANRIDLASQLDIDFWCGVFHVAPGDLRHAVQQVGPQAAAVRRYLEDHPPTPGGEGRPAGAGGVPGAGG; from the coding sequence ATGCCCACCGACGCCAACCGCATCGACCTCGCCTCCCAACTGGACATCGATTTCTGGTGCGGTGTCTTCCACGTGGCCCCGGGTGACCTGCGCCATGCCGTGCAGCAGGTCGGGCCGCAGGCGGCGGCGGTGCGCCGCTACCTGGAGGACCACCCGCCGACGCCGGGCGGCGAAGGCCGGCCGGCCGGTGCCGGCGGCGTCCCGGGCGCCGGCGGCTGA
- a CDS encoding acyl-CoA dehydrogenase codes for MTSKHNQTRFQWDDPLALSQQLSEDERAIQEAAHAYAQGRLAPRVLQAFREETTDPAIFREMGELGLLGPTIAEAYGGAGLNYVAYGLIAREVERVDSGYRSMMSVQSSLVMVPIEAFGHEATKQKYLPKLARGEWIGCFGLTEPDHGSDPGSMVTRAKKVPGGYSLTGQKMWISNSPIADVFVVWAKDEDGHIRGFVLEKGWKGLTAPAIHGKVGLRASITGEVVMDNVFCPEENAFPEVRGLKGPFTCLNSARYGIAWGAMGAAEDCYARARQYVLDRKQFGRPLAANQLVQKKLADMCTDIALGLQGALQLGRMKDAGTAAVEVTSILKRNNCGKALDIARLARDMMGGNGISDEFGVARHLVNLEVVNTYEGTHDVHALILGRAITGIAAFSN; via the coding sequence ATGACTTCCAAGCACAACCAGACCCGCTTCCAATGGGACGACCCGCTCGCGCTGTCCCAGCAGCTCAGCGAGGACGAACGCGCCATCCAGGAGGCCGCGCACGCCTATGCCCAGGGCCGGCTGGCGCCGCGGGTGCTGCAGGCGTTCCGCGAGGAGACCACCGACCCGGCCATCTTCCGCGAGATGGGCGAGCTGGGCCTGCTGGGCCCGACCATCGCCGAGGCCTATGGCGGCGCCGGCCTCAACTACGTGGCCTACGGCCTGATCGCCCGCGAGGTGGAGCGGGTGGATTCGGGCTACCGCTCGATGATGAGCGTGCAGTCGTCGCTGGTCATGGTGCCGATCGAGGCCTTCGGTCACGAGGCGACCAAGCAGAAGTACCTGCCCAAGCTGGCACGCGGCGAGTGGATCGGCTGCTTCGGCCTCACCGAGCCCGACCACGGCTCCGACCCGGGCAGCATGGTCACGCGCGCGAAGAAGGTGCCGGGCGGCTACAGCCTGACCGGCCAGAAGATGTGGATCTCCAACAGCCCGATCGCCGACGTGTTCGTCGTCTGGGCCAAGGACGAGGACGGCCACATCCGCGGCTTCGTGCTGGAAAAGGGCTGGAAGGGCCTGACCGCCCCGGCCATCCACGGCAAGGTGGGCCTGCGCGCCTCCATCACCGGCGAGGTGGTGATGGACAACGTCTTCTGCCCCGAGGAGAACGCCTTCCCCGAGGTGCGCGGCCTGAAGGGGCCCTTCACCTGCCTGAACAGCGCCCGCTACGGCATCGCCTGGGGCGCCATGGGCGCGGCCGAGGACTGTTATGCCCGCGCCCGCCAGTACGTGCTGGACCGCAAGCAGTTCGGCCGGCCGCTGGCGGCCAACCAGCTGGTGCAGAAGAAGCTGGCCGACATGTGCACCGACATCGCGCTCGGCCTGCAGGGCGCCCTGCAGCTGGGCCGCATGAAGGACGCCGGCACCGCCGCGGTGGAGGTGACCTCCATCCTCAAGCGCAACAACTGCGGCAAGGCGCTGGACATCGCCCGCCTGGCGCGCGACATGATGGGCGGCAACGGCATCAGCGACGAGTTCGGTGTCGCCCGCCACCTGGTCAACCTCGAGGTGGTCAACACCTACGAGGGCACGCACGACGTGCACGCGCTCATCCTCGGCCGCGCCATCACCGGCATCGCGGCGTTCTCGAACTGA
- a CDS encoding response regulator — MKVLLVDDHPLILQALQVLIRTMGDDVTMVTAGSAREARAVLAEDDAFDLLLLDLQLGDINGFTLLAELRAAHPALPVVVVSASDRAADVIRAIDMGAMGFVPKRSSTETLTDALQTVMSGGIYVPSMVLSGGGTRTDDPAEQDTVPDVMRPHPRPPAGPPTLNGLGLTPRQQDVMQGLLQGKPNKTIARELNLSVETIKDHVAAVLRALNVSSRTQAVLAVGQMLQQQRGGWPPSRQ, encoded by the coding sequence ATGAAGGTGCTGCTGGTCGACGATCACCCGCTCATCCTGCAGGCCCTGCAGGTGCTCATCCGCACCATGGGCGACGACGTCACCATGGTCACCGCCGGCAGCGCCCGCGAGGCGCGGGCGGTGCTGGCCGAGGACGATGCCTTCGACCTGCTGCTGCTGGACCTGCAGCTGGGCGACATCAACGGTTTCACCCTGCTGGCCGAGCTGCGCGCCGCCCACCCCGCGCTGCCGGTGGTCGTGGTGTCGGCCTCGGACCGCGCGGCCGACGTGATCCGCGCCATCGACATGGGCGCCATGGGCTTCGTGCCCAAGCGCTCGTCCACCGAGACGCTGACCGATGCCCTGCAGACGGTGATGTCCGGCGGGATCTACGTGCCGTCGATGGTGCTCAGCGGCGGTGGCACACGCACCGACGACCCCGCCGAGCAGGACACCGTGCCGGACGTCATGCGGCCCCACCCGCGCCCGCCCGCCGGCCCGCCCACGCTGAACGGGCTCGGCCTGACGCCCCGTCAGCAGGACGTCATGCAGGGGTTGCTGCAGGGCAAGCCCAACAAGACCATCGCCCGTGAGCTCAACCTGTCGGTGGAGACGATCAAGGACCACGTCGCCGCCGTGCTGCGCGCGCTCAACGTCAGCAGCCGCACGCAGGCCGTGCTGGCCGTCGGCCAGATGCTGCAGCAGCAGCGCGGCGGCTGGCCGCCCTCCCGCCAGTGA
- a CDS encoding FxDxF family PEP-CTERM protein has protein sequence MKYPRSFLAAAALLAVSGASSAVTISGFTLPDGSSVITGTVYENIVTGVGQTLSGYGTVGQINGLPLSTYYSGELTFTFGGYTVTSFSSPTNVTFSGGWINFYADASADFNKDVAASAGDGTLFLTLAGRGLTSTNVNNGGGLLQGSGNGLADVDFTGTANGNTAGAGAVANGFFNNNAYGGADVLFNTSYTIYSSGSSLTPGGGPGVVGSADLHVTPIPEPETYALMLAGLGVMGWMSSRRRSR, from the coding sequence ATGAAGTACCCACGAAGTTTTCTAGCAGCCGCCGCCTTGCTGGCGGTATCCGGCGCATCGTCCGCCGTCACGATCAGCGGCTTCACCTTGCCGGACGGCTCGTCGGTGATCACCGGCACGGTGTACGAGAACATCGTCACCGGCGTCGGCCAGACACTGTCGGGCTACGGCACGGTCGGCCAGATCAACGGCCTGCCGCTGTCCACCTACTACAGCGGCGAGCTGACCTTCACGTTCGGCGGCTACACGGTCACGTCCTTCAGCAGCCCGACCAACGTCACCTTCTCCGGCGGCTGGATCAACTTCTACGCCGACGCTTCGGCCGACTTCAACAAGGACGTGGCCGCCTCGGCCGGTGACGGCACGCTGTTCCTGACCCTCGCAGGTCGGGGACTGACGAGCACCAACGTGAACAACGGCGGCGGTCTGCTGCAGGGCTCCGGCAACGGCCTGGCCGATGTCGACTTCACCGGCACCGCCAACGGCAACACCGCCGGTGCTGGCGCGGTGGCGAACGGCTTCTTCAACAACAACGCGTACGGCGGCGCGGACGTGCTGTTCAACACGTCCTACACCATCTACAGCAGCGGCTCGTCGCTGACCCCCGGTGGTGGCCCCGGCGTCGTCGGCAGTGCCGACCTGCACGTCACGCCGATTCCCGAGCCCGAGACCTATGCGCTCATGCTCGCCGGCCTTGGCGTGATGGGTTGGATGTCGTCCCGCCGGCGTTCGCGCTGA